From Nguyenibacter vanlangensis, one genomic window encodes:
- the nuoL gene encoding NADH-quinone oxidoreductase subunit L, whose translation MPIALLPPAIVLCPLLAAAILFLSAGRMRPAAAGALATLSVGAAFLLALGTARLLFATPDHVRRVTLWQWMRLDGFAAHIAFVVDPLSLVMMLVVTGVGFLILLYACGYMHDDPDQARFFGCMTLFVAAMLVLVLSADLLCLYVGWEGVGLCSYLLIGFWYRQAENGAAARKAFIVTRIGDVLMLTGLLLLATRTGSLDIARVLDRAQGLAGPQAELAALLLLGGAVAKSAQLPFQVWLPDAMAGPTPVSALIHAATMVTAGVYLIARLHALFLPAPLVMHLTAWVGLATLLLAGGSALAQTDIKRVLAYSTISQLGYMFLALGCGAWSAAIFHLVTHAFFKALLFMAAGAVILRMHHRQDIFQMGGLARVMPWVCAAFVAGAAALAGVPLLSAGFYSKEAILQAAWDSDPLLWIGALAGAFLTGLYGFRCVFIVFAGQPHGGATGRTGWTMAVPLACLSLLAIVGGMIEMPDIIAPVHIFSHKIMPVPGWPAEHHAIPLLLAGSLAPLAGIALAWIIWRPAALPHPSATPVARFARDGWGFDASYAALLVAPFQALTRSLRHDVCDLLPTILAGAATWGGRALGRMQDGQVRRYAGWVAAATIAALCLAVRP comes from the coding sequence ATGCCGATCGCCCTGCTGCCGCCCGCCATCGTCCTCTGCCCGCTGCTGGCCGCCGCCATCCTGTTCCTCTCGGCCGGCCGGATGCGCCCCGCCGCCGCCGGCGCGCTGGCCACGCTCTCGGTGGGTGCTGCGTTCCTGCTGGCGCTCGGCACGGCGCGCCTGCTGTTCGCGACCCCGGACCATGTCCGCCGGGTCACGCTGTGGCAATGGATGCGCCTGGACGGGTTCGCGGCGCATATCGCCTTCGTCGTCGATCCGCTCTCCCTGGTGATGATGCTGGTGGTCACCGGGGTCGGGTTCCTGATCCTGCTCTATGCCTGCGGCTACATGCACGACGATCCCGACCAGGCGCGGTTCTTCGGCTGCATGACCCTGTTCGTCGCCGCCATGCTGGTGCTGGTCCTCTCCGCCGACCTGCTCTGCCTCTATGTGGGGTGGGAGGGCGTGGGCCTGTGCTCGTACCTGCTGATCGGCTTCTGGTACCGCCAGGCCGAAAACGGCGCGGCGGCGCGCAAGGCGTTCATCGTCACGCGGATCGGCGACGTGCTGATGCTGACCGGCCTGCTGCTGCTGGCCACGCGGACCGGCAGCCTGGACATCGCCCGGGTGCTCGACCGCGCCCAGGGCCTGGCGGGCCCCCAGGCCGAACTGGCGGCCCTGCTGCTGCTGGGCGGCGCGGTGGCCAAGTCGGCGCAGCTCCCCTTCCAGGTCTGGCTGCCCGACGCCATGGCGGGCCCCACGCCGGTCTCGGCGCTGATTCACGCCGCCACCATGGTCACGGCCGGCGTCTACCTGATCGCCCGGCTGCACGCACTGTTCCTGCCGGCGCCGCTGGTGATGCACCTCACCGCCTGGGTGGGGCTGGCGACCCTGCTGCTGGCCGGCGGCAGCGCGCTGGCCCAGACCGACATCAAGCGGGTGCTGGCCTACTCGACCATCAGCCAGCTCGGATACATGTTCCTGGCCCTGGGCTGCGGGGCATGGTCGGCGGCGATCTTCCACCTGGTCACCCACGCCTTCTTCAAGGCCCTGCTGTTCATGGCGGCGGGCGCGGTCATCCTGCGCATGCACCACCGGCAGGACATCTTCCAGATGGGCGGCCTCGCCCGGGTCATGCCCTGGGTCTGCGCCGCCTTCGTCGCCGGCGCCGCCGCCCTGGCCGGCGTGCCCCTGCTCTCGGCCGGCTTCTACAGCAAGGAAGCCATCCTCCAGGCCGCCTGGGACAGCGACCCCCTGCTCTGGATCGGCGCCCTGGCCGGCGCATTCCTGACCGGCCTCTACGGTTTTCGCTGTGTTTTCATAGTCTTCGCGGGTCAACCCCACGGCGGGGCCACCGGCCGCACCGGCTGGACCATGGCCGTCCCCCTGGCCTGCCTCTCCCTCCTCGCCATCGTCGGCGGCATGATCGAAATGCCCGACATCATCGCCCCGGTACACATCTTTTCCCATAAGATCATGCCCGTCCCCGGCTGGCCCGCCGAACATCACGCCATCCCCCTGCTGCTCGCCGGCTCCCTCGCGCCCCTCGCCGGAATCGCCCTCGCCTGGATCATCTGGCGCCCCGCCGCCCTCCCGCACCCCTCCGCCACGCCGGTCGCCCGCTTCGCCCGCGACGGCTGGGGCTTCGATGCGTCCTACGCCGCCCTGCTGGTCGCCCCGTTCCAGGCCCTGACGCGATCGCTGCGCCACGACGTCTGCGATCTCCTGCCCACCATCCTGGCCGGCGCCGCGACCTGGGGCGGCAGGGCACTCGGCCGGATGCAGGACGGCCAGGTCCGGCGCTACGCCGGCTGGGTGGCCGCCGCGACCATCGCGGCCCTGTGCCTGGCGGTGCGCCCATGA
- the nuoK gene encoding NADH-quinone oxidoreductase subunit NuoK produces the protein MAAPDMALLLACTLLALGLLGVLVRRNLLFMLMSVEIMLNAAALAFVAAGARWHAADGQVMFLMILSLAAAEAAVGLAILLRLHTAGRPTLDADTGNRLKG, from the coding sequence ATGGCCGCCCCCGACATGGCGCTGCTGCTGGCCTGCACCTTGCTCGCCCTGGGGCTGCTGGGCGTGCTGGTCCGGCGCAACCTGCTGTTCATGCTGATGTCGGTGGAAATCATGCTCAACGCGGCGGCGCTGGCCTTCGTCGCGGCCGGCGCGCGCTGGCACGCGGCCGACGGGCAGGTGATGTTCCTGATGATCCTCTCCCTGGCGGCCGCCGAGGCCGCGGTGGGGCTGGCGATCCTGCTGCGGCTGCACACGGCGGGGCGCCCGACCCTGGATGCCGACACCGGCAACCGGCTGAAGGGATAG
- the nuoJ gene encoding NADH-quinone oxidoreductase subunit J has translation MALVAALASLMTITRTVAVHALLYLVVLLLALAGVFVRLGAPFAAVLEVILYAGAIMVLFVFVVMMLNLGRADRRRERHWIAPHVWLGPAILAGLLLAATLRALLGADGAPAGPMAVIGPRQVGLALYGPYVLTVELASFLLLAGLVSAFHIGRQDEGEA, from the coding sequence ATGGCGCTGGTTGCGGCCCTGGCGTCGCTCATGACCATCACCCGCACGGTCGCGGTGCACGCGCTGCTCTACCTGGTCGTGCTGCTGCTGGCGCTGGCGGGGGTGTTCGTCCGCCTGGGCGCGCCCTTCGCGGCGGTGCTCGAGGTCATCCTCTATGCCGGCGCGATCATGGTGCTGTTCGTCTTCGTGGTGATGATGCTCAATCTCGGCCGCGCCGACCGCCGGCGCGAACGGCACTGGATCGCCCCGCATGTCTGGCTGGGGCCGGCGATCCTGGCCGGGCTGCTGCTGGCGGCGACGCTGCGCGCGCTGCTCGGCGCCGACGGCGCGCCGGCGGGCCCGATGGCCGTCATCGGGCCGCGCCAGGTCGGGCTCGCGCTCTACGGCCCCTATGTGCTGACCGTGGAGCTTGCCTCCTTCCTGCTGCTCGCCGGCCTGGTCAGCGCCTTCCATATCGGCCGCCAGGACGAAGGGGAGGCATGA
- the nuoI gene encoding NADH-quinone oxidoreductase subunit NuoI translates to MFDTLRTLWLTFLHIGRRRVTVGYPENKPPLPPRYRGRIILSRDPDGQERCVACGLCAVACPVDCISLQKAEQDGRWYPDHFRINFSRCIFCGFCEEACPTYAIQLTPDFEMSEYVRPNLVYEKDDLLISGPGKYPGYNFYRVSGVAVPGKDKGLAERESRPVDLHSLMP, encoded by the coding sequence ATGTTCGACACGCTCCGCACCCTGTGGCTCACCTTCCTGCATATCGGCCGTCGCCGGGTCACGGTCGGCTATCCGGAAAACAAGCCGCCTCTGCCGCCGCGCTATCGCGGGCGGATCATCCTCTCGCGCGACCCCGACGGACAGGAACGCTGCGTCGCCTGCGGATTATGCGCGGTGGCCTGCCCGGTGGACTGCATCAGCCTGCAGAAGGCCGAACAGGACGGGCGCTGGTATCCCGATCATTTCCGCATCAATTTCTCCCGCTGCATCTTCTGCGGCTTCTGCGAGGAAGCCTGCCCGACCTACGCCATCCAACTCACCCCCGATTTCGAGATGAGCGAATATGTCCGCCCGAACCTGGTCTATGAAAAGGACGACCTGCTGATTTCCGGCCCCGGCAAATATCCCGGCTACAACTTCTACCGCGTGTCCGGCGTTGCCGTTCCAGGCAAGGACAAGGGCCTGGCCGAACGCGAATCCCGTCCGGTCGACCTGCATTCCCTGATGCCATAG
- the nuoH gene encoding NADH-quinone oxidoreductase subunit NuoH has product MTVPMPLMIAVTLAALLGLATALTWVERRLLGVWQDRYGPNRVGPGGMLQAVADGIKILFKQDWIPPFADRAVFVLAPAIGMMTVLLSFAVIPVTAWWSIASALNVGLLFVLAAMGMGVYSVVLAGWASNSKYALLGGLRAAAQMISYEVFMGLSLLGVVMQARSFSLRDIVLAQSGLWFVIPQALGCAVFMLAGIAETHRLPFDLPEGENELGAGFHTEYSGMKFGMFFLAEYAGIMLVSALVTTLYLGGWQGPLLPGGLWFALKVAALVVLFVLLRAALPRLRYDQLMALGWKILLPLSLLNIVATGAVLLLRAPGG; this is encoded by the coding sequence ATGACGGTCCCGATGCCGCTCATGATCGCCGTCACCCTGGCCGCCCTGCTCGGGCTGGCCACGGCGCTCACCTGGGTCGAACGCCGGCTGCTGGGCGTGTGGCAGGACCGCTACGGCCCCAACCGCGTGGGGCCGGGCGGCATGCTCCAGGCCGTCGCCGACGGGATCAAGATCCTCTTCAAGCAGGACTGGATCCCCCCCTTCGCCGACCGCGCGGTGTTCGTGCTGGCGCCCGCCATCGGCATGATGACGGTGCTGCTGTCCTTCGCGGTCATTCCCGTCACCGCGTGGTGGAGCATCGCGTCCGCGCTGAATGTCGGGCTGCTGTTCGTGCTGGCCGCGATGGGCATGGGGGTCTACTCGGTCGTGCTGGCCGGCTGGGCCTCCAACAGCAAATACGCCCTGCTGGGCGGCCTGCGCGCGGCCGCGCAGATGATCAGCTACGAAGTCTTCATGGGCCTCTCCCTGCTGGGGGTTGTGATGCAGGCCCGCTCCTTCAGCCTCCGCGACATCGTGCTGGCGCAGTCCGGCCTGTGGTTCGTCATCCCCCAGGCCCTCGGCTGCGCGGTCTTCATGCTGGCCGGCATCGCCGAGACCCACCGCCTGCCCTTCGACCTGCCGGAAGGCGAGAACGAACTGGGCGCCGGCTTCCACACCGAATATTCGGGCATGAAGTTCGGCATGTTCTTCCTCGCCGAATATGCCGGCATCATGCTGGTCTCGGCCCTCGTCACCACGCTCTATCTGGGCGGCTGGCAGGGCCCGCTCCTGCCGGGCGGCCTGTGGTTCGCGCTCAAGGTCGCGGCGCTGGTGGTGCTGTTCGTCCTGCTGCGCGCCGCCCTGCCGCGCCTGCGCTACGACCAGTTGATGGCTCTGGGCTGGAAAATCCTGCTGCCTTTGTCCCTGCTCAATATCGTCGCGACCGGCGCGGTCCTGCTGCTGCGCGCGCCGGGCGGCTAG
- the nuoG gene encoding NADH-quinone oxidoreductase subunit NuoG → MATIHIDGRPYPARTDENLLQACLENGFDLPYFCWHPDLGSVGACRQCAVRQYAGPDDRRGRIVMACMTAVTDGAILSIADDEARQFRAGIIEWLMTNHPHDCPVCAEGGECHLQDMTVMTGHAVRRYRFDKRTHRNQDLGPFVRHEMNRCIACYRCVRFYRDYAGGTDLAAFGMHNDVYFGRQADGALESGFAGNLVEICPTGVFTDKPFTRVYARKWNMDGAPSVCTHCAVGCNIIVNARQGTVRRVMNRYHAAVNRYFLCDRGRFGHGFASAPTRLAVPTCRVDGQQTVVPVRQALDRFAALAADGPIIGIGSERASLEANFALRALAGAAGFSTGLNGPRHDLAMLLPALLQASPARNPTLHEMEQADAVLVLGEDVSATAPRLALALRQTARLPGYQAAAAAGVPRWMDAAARMMGTGLRAPFFVLASDATGLDDIAQECWRAAPDDLARMGFAIAHRIDPASPEPADLTEAESACAERIARALAAAARPLVVAGTQYGLAALPHAAANIAAALAGQGTGQGTGEGPGRDPALSLVQPACNTMGLALLGGTSLEAVAGMIRSGGIGTLVVMENDLTRQLGPAALDHLLSGVRHLVVIDHTATPLAARADIVLPAAAFSECGGTLVGSEGRAQRFLPVLTPDRPIQAAWRWARDLARALGRDPGWTDLDSVIAAIAAAIPRLAAIGAAAPDAAYRLDGRRVRAEPDRFDGRTAMRANISVRDQPPHPNPDSPLAPSMEGAYGPDLPGALIPYYQQPGWNSVQSLNRFQQEIGGPMRGGDGGVRLLDAPPASAPPASAPPGGTPPARAWHSDIPPRFTPRPGQVLLLPQARLFGTEELSTLSPPIAARIEPPTLRIAPGWPTTETTATQATATQATATETTVTETTVTETTATQTTMTGATITLMGRPVSLPVTCDAAIPAGLALYPAHDLDRSFSLPVWVDVAPAGQGQ, encoded by the coding sequence ATGGCTACCATCCACATCGATGGGCGTCCCTATCCCGCCCGCACGGACGAAAACCTGCTGCAGGCATGCCTCGAAAACGGGTTCGACCTGCCCTATTTCTGCTGGCACCCCGACCTGGGCTCGGTGGGGGCGTGCCGGCAATGCGCGGTGCGCCAATATGCCGGCCCCGACGACCGGCGCGGCCGCATCGTCATGGCCTGCATGACGGCCGTGACCGACGGCGCCATCCTGTCGATCGCCGATGACGAGGCCCGGCAGTTCCGCGCCGGCATCATCGAATGGCTGATGACCAACCATCCCCATGACTGCCCGGTCTGCGCCGAGGGCGGCGAATGCCACCTCCAGGACATGACGGTCATGACCGGCCACGCCGTCCGGCGCTACCGCTTCGACAAGCGCACCCACCGCAACCAGGACCTGGGGCCCTTCGTCCGGCACGAGATGAATCGCTGCATCGCCTGCTATCGCTGCGTGCGCTTCTATCGCGACTATGCCGGCGGCACCGACCTCGCGGCCTTCGGCATGCATAACGACGTCTATTTCGGCCGCCAGGCCGACGGCGCGCTCGAAAGCGGCTTCGCCGGCAACCTGGTCGAAATCTGCCCGACCGGCGTCTTCACCGACAAACCCTTCACCCGGGTCTATGCCCGCAAATGGAACATGGACGGCGCGCCGTCGGTCTGCACCCATTGCGCGGTCGGCTGCAACATCATCGTCAATGCCCGCCAGGGCACGGTGCGGCGGGTGATGAATCGCTACCACGCGGCGGTCAACCGCTATTTCCTGTGCGATCGCGGGCGCTTCGGGCACGGCTTCGCCTCCGCGCCGACCCGCCTGGCCGTGCCGACCTGCCGGGTCGACGGGCAGCAGACGGTGGTGCCGGTGCGCCAGGCGCTCGACCGCTTCGCCGCGCTGGCGGCCGACGGCCCGATCATCGGCATCGGCTCCGAACGCGCCTCGCTCGAAGCCAATTTCGCCCTGCGCGCGCTGGCGGGCGCGGCCGGTTTCTCCACCGGCCTCAACGGGCCGCGCCACGACCTGGCCATGCTGCTGCCGGCGCTGCTCCAGGCCAGCCCCGCCCGCAACCCCACCCTGCACGAGATGGAACAGGCCGACGCCGTCCTGGTGCTGGGCGAAGACGTCTCGGCCACCGCGCCGCGCCTGGCGCTGGCGCTGCGCCAGACCGCGCGCCTGCCCGGCTATCAGGCGGCCGCCGCCGCCGGCGTGCCCCGCTGGATGGACGCGGCGGCGCGGATGATGGGCACCGGCCTGCGCGCCCCCTTCTTCGTCCTGGCCTCCGACGCGACCGGGCTCGACGACATCGCGCAGGAATGCTGGCGCGCCGCGCCCGACGACCTCGCCCGGATGGGCTTCGCCATCGCCCACCGCATCGACCCGGCATCCCCCGAGCCCGCCGACCTGACCGAGGCCGAATCCGCCTGCGCCGAGCGCATCGCCCGCGCCCTGGCCGCGGCGGCCCGGCCGCTGGTCGTCGCCGGCACCCAGTACGGCCTGGCCGCGCTGCCGCACGCCGCCGCCAACATCGCCGCCGCGCTGGCGGGCCAGGGAACGGGGCAGGGGACGGGGGAGGGACCGGGGCGCGACCCGGCGCTCAGCCTGGTGCAGCCCGCCTGCAACACGATGGGCCTGGCCCTGCTGGGCGGCACCAGCCTCGAAGCCGTGGCCGGCATGATCCGCTCAGGAGGCATCGGCACGCTGGTGGTGATGGAAAACGACCTGACGCGCCAGCTCGGCCCGGCCGCGCTCGACCATCTTCTGTCCGGGGTGCGGCATTTGGTGGTCATCGACCACACGGCCACCCCGCTGGCGGCACGGGCCGACATCGTCCTCCCGGCCGCCGCCTTTTCCGAATGCGGCGGCACCCTGGTCGGCAGCGAAGGCCGCGCCCAGCGTTTCCTGCCCGTCCTCACCCCCGACCGGCCGATCCAGGCGGCCTGGCGCTGGGCGCGCGACCTGGCGCGCGCGCTGGGGCGCGATCCGGGCTGGACCGACCTCGATTCCGTCATCGCCGCCATCGCCGCCGCCATCCCCAGGCTGGCCGCCATCGGCGCGGCGGCGCCCGACGCCGCCTACCGGCTGGACGGCCGGCGCGTGCGCGCCGAACCCGACCGCTTCGACGGCCGCACGGCGATGCGCGCCAATATCAGCGTGCGCGACCAGCCGCCGCACCCCAACCCCGACAGCCCCCTGGCCCCGTCGATGGAGGGCGCCTACGGTCCCGACCTGCCCGGCGCGCTCATCCCCTATTACCAGCAGCCGGGCTGGAACTCCGTCCAGTCCCTCAACCGCTTCCAGCAGGAAATCGGCGGCCCGATGCGCGGCGGCGACGGCGGCGTGCGCCTGCTCGACGCCCCACCCGCCAGCGCCCCACCCGCCAGCGCCCCACCCGGCGGCACCCCGCCGGCCCGCGCCTGGCATAGCGATATCCCGCCCCGCTTCACGCCCCGGCCCGGCCAGGTGCTGCTGCTCCCCCAGGCCCGCCTCTTCGGGACCGAGGAACTCAGCACCCTGTCCCCCCCGATCGCCGCCCGCATCGAACCGCCCACCCTGCGCATCGCCCCCGGCTGGCCCACCACCGAGACAACCGCCACCCAGGCAACCGCCACCCAGGCAACCGCCACCGAGACAACCGTCACCGAAACAACCGTGACCGAAACAACCGCGACCCAGACAACCATGACGGGGGCCACCATCACCCTGATGGGCCGCCCGGTCAGCCTGCCCGTGACCTGCGACGCCGCCATCCCGGCCGGCCTCGCGCTCTACCCCGCCCATGACCTGGACCGTTCCTTCTCCCTGCCGGTCTGGGTGGACGTCGCGCCGGCAGGGCAGGGGCAATGA
- a CDS encoding NADH-quinone oxidoreductase subunit F — MAQRPLTAMIGPGGPPDCAAYGLAGGWRGARRALRDLTPDAVITEVTDSRLRGRGGAGFGTGQKWSFVPRQPARARRKYLVANADEMEPGTFKDRLLLEGNPMQLVEGMLIAGYAIQASEGVIFLRGEYHLAFDRLERAIAQARQTGWLGRDILGSGFDFDIHVHASAGRYICGEETALLTALEGYRAQPRSKPPFPQVGGLWGAPSMVNNVETLCNVPHILANGAAWFRDLAPGSPDGGTKLFGVSGRVRRPGAWELPMGVPLRQVVEDCAGGMRDGYRLRAFLPGGASTAFLDAASLDIALDYATVEKAGSRLGTGLAILLDDRACPVGMLRNLEHFFAQESCGWCTPCRDGLPWVERLLAAIEEGTGQPRDLDLLADHVRLIGPPGRTFCPHAPGAMAPLASGLDLFRDEFLDHLRQHGCPRRMAA, encoded by the coding sequence ATGGCCCAGCGCCCCCTGACGGCGATGATCGGCCCCGGCGGCCCGCCGGACTGCGCCGCCTACGGCCTGGCCGGCGGCTGGCGCGGCGCCCGGCGCGCCCTGCGCGACCTCACGCCCGACGCGGTGATCACCGAAGTCACCGATTCCCGCCTGCGCGGGCGCGGCGGCGCCGGCTTCGGCACCGGCCAGAAATGGAGCTTCGTGCCCAGGCAGCCGGCCCGCGCGCGCCGCAAATACCTGGTGGCCAACGCCGACGAAATGGAACCCGGCACCTTCAAGGACCGGCTGCTGCTCGAAGGCAACCCCATGCAGCTCGTCGAGGGCATGCTGATCGCCGGCTACGCCATCCAGGCGTCCGAGGGCGTGATCTTCCTGCGCGGCGAATATCACCTGGCGTTCGACCGGCTCGAACGCGCGATCGCCCAGGCCCGGCAGACCGGCTGGCTGGGGCGCGACATCCTCGGCTCGGGCTTCGATTTCGACATCCACGTCCATGCCAGCGCCGGCCGCTATATCTGCGGCGAGGAAACGGCTTTGCTCACCGCGCTCGAAGGCTACCGCGCCCAGCCGCGCAGCAAGCCGCCCTTCCCGCAGGTGGGCGGGCTGTGGGGCGCGCCCAGCATGGTCAATAATGTCGAAACCCTGTGCAACGTGCCGCATATCCTGGCCAACGGCGCCGCCTGGTTCCGCGACCTGGCCCCGGGCAGCCCCGATGGCGGCACCAAATTGTTCGGCGTCAGCGGCCGGGTGCGCCGCCCGGGGGCATGGGAACTGCCGATGGGCGTGCCCCTGCGCCAGGTGGTCGAGGACTGCGCCGGCGGCATGCGCGACGGCTACCGGCTGCGCGCCTTCCTGCCCGGCGGCGCCTCCACCGCCTTCCTCGACGCGGCATCGCTCGACATCGCCCTCGATTACGCCACGGTGGAAAAGGCCGGCAGCCGGCTCGGCACCGGACTGGCCATCCTGCTGGACGACCGCGCCTGCCCGGTGGGCATGCTGCGCAATCTCGAACATTTCTTCGCCCAGGAATCCTGCGGCTGGTGCACGCCCTGCCGCGACGGCCTGCCCTGGGTCGAACGGCTGCTCGCCGCGATCGAGGAGGGCACGGGACAACCCCGCGACCTCGACCTTCTGGCCGACCATGTCCGGTTGATCGGCCCGCCGGGCCGCACCTTCTGCCCCCACGCCCCGGGCGCGATGGCGCCGCTGGCCAGCGGGCTCGACCTGTTCCGCGACGAATTCCTCGACCATCTGCGGCAGCATGGCTGCCCGCGCCGCATGGCGGCATAG
- the nuoE gene encoding NADH-quinone oxidoreductase subunit NuoE, whose amino-acid sequence MSTADPALPPDLPPDLPPDLPPDLRDEIAAMMAATDHPHGVTVGALAAVQARFGWVSDAHLVELARLIGVSAAELDGVATYFNLIFRRPVGRHVIMMCDSVSCWLMGADALRARLCDRLGIQPGQMTPDGAATLLPIVCLGHCDHAPALLVDRTLHGDLDESRIDAIADGVRAKEQAREQGTERGTEQGREP is encoded by the coding sequence ATGTCGACCGCTGACCCCGCCCTCCCGCCCGATCTACCGCCCGATCTGCCGCCCGATCTGCCGCCCGACCTGCGCGACGAAATCGCGGCGATGATGGCGGCGACCGACCACCCGCACGGCGTCACGGTCGGCGCGCTCGCCGCCGTGCAGGCGCGCTTCGGCTGGGTCAGCGACGCCCATCTGGTCGAACTGGCGCGCCTCATCGGCGTATCGGCGGCCGAACTCGACGGGGTGGCGACCTATTTCAACCTGATCTTCCGCCGCCCGGTCGGCCGGCACGTCATCATGATGTGCGACAGCGTCTCCTGCTGGCTGATGGGCGCCGACGCGCTGCGCGCCCGGCTGTGCGACCGGCTGGGCATCCAGCCGGGCCAGATGACGCCGGACGGCGCGGCCACCCTGCTGCCCATCGTCTGCCTCGGCCATTGCGACCACGCCCCGGCCCTGCTGGTCGACCGCACCCTGCACGGCGACCTCGACGAATCCCGGATCGACGCGATCGCGGACGGCGTGCGGGCCAAGGAACAGGCCAGGGAACAGGGCACGGAACGCGGCACGGAACAGGGCAGGGAACCATGA
- the nuoC gene encoding NADH-quinone oxidoreductase subunit C/D, with protein MGVADLEQRTAPADSVTMLAQLSDLPPHMPRLAETTRDGIPTLWIAPQDLRAIAALLRHPTALRMLFDLTAIDERQRTHRAGLPDADFTLVYHFMAFAGAGDALRLKVPLSQGALSQGAPSAPSIADLWPNANWYEREVWDLFGIAFDGHPFLRRILTPPTWTGHPLRKDHYARATEMPPYSLTEEHEMAEQQALRFDPGAWGMARHADNTDFMFLNLGPNHPSVHGVFRIVLQLAGERIVDAVPDIGFHHRGAEKMAERQTWHGFIPYTDRVDYLGGVMNNFPYVMAVERLAGIDVPPRAQMMRVMLAELFRIASHLVFYGTMSQDVGQLSPVFYMFSDRERVFEIIEAICGFRMHPAFFRIGGVAMDLPRGWDGLIRDFLAYLPPRLDEYEKLVMRNPIFRARTVGVGAYDVAEAVSWGVTGPGLRACGLEWDLRRQAPYACYDQLEFDIPTASNGDCYDRVRVHIEEIRQSLRIIRQCVDQMPAGPYKSDHPLTTPPARARTMHDIETLIHHFLNVSWGPVIPPGEAQASVEATKGLNAYHLLSDGGTMSYRTRIRTPSFAHLQMIPLISRGAMIADLIAIIGSIDFVMADVDR; from the coding sequence ATGGGCGTCGCCGACCTCGAACAGCGCACCGCACCGGCCGATTCCGTCACCATGCTCGCGCAACTCTCCGACCTGCCGCCGCACATGCCGCGCCTGGCCGAAACGACGCGCGACGGCATCCCCACGCTCTGGATCGCCCCCCAGGACCTGCGCGCGATCGCAGCATTGCTGCGCCATCCCACCGCGCTGCGCATGCTGTTCGACCTCACGGCGATCGACGAGCGCCAGCGCACCCATCGCGCCGGCCTGCCCGATGCCGATTTCACCCTGGTCTATCATTTCATGGCCTTCGCCGGCGCGGGCGACGCGCTGCGCCTCAAGGTGCCGCTGTCCCAGGGCGCGCTGTCCCAAGGCGCGCCGTCGGCCCCGTCGATCGCCGATCTGTGGCCCAACGCCAACTGGTACGAACGCGAGGTCTGGGACCTGTTCGGCATCGCCTTCGACGGCCATCCCTTCCTGCGCCGCATCCTCACCCCGCCCACCTGGACCGGCCACCCGCTGCGCAAGGACCATTATGCCCGCGCGACGGAAATGCCGCCCTACAGCCTGACCGAAGAGCACGAAATGGCCGAACAGCAGGCCCTGCGCTTCGATCCCGGCGCCTGGGGCATGGCCCGCCATGCCGACAACACCGATTTCATGTTCCTCAATCTCGGCCCCAACCATCCCAGCGTGCACGGCGTCTTCCGCATCGTGCTGCAACTCGCGGGTGAACGCATCGTCGACGCGGTGCCCGATATCGGCTTCCACCATCGCGGGGCCGAGAAGATGGCCGAACGCCAGACCTGGCACGGCTTCATCCCCTATACCGACCGGGTCGACTACCTGGGCGGGGTCATGAACAACTTCCCCTACGTCATGGCGGTCGAACGGCTGGCCGGCATCGATGTCCCCCCACGGGCGCAGATGATGCGCGTCATGCTGGCCGAACTGTTCCGCATCGCCAGCCACCTGGTGTTCTACGGCACCATGTCGCAGGATGTCGGCCAGCTCTCGCCGGTCTTCTACATGTTCAGCGACCGCGAGCGGGTGTTCGAGATCATCGAGGCCATCTGCGGCTTCCGCATGCACCCCGCCTTCTTCCGCATCGGCGGGGTGGCGATGGACCTGCCGCGCGGCTGGGACGGGCTGATCCGCGACTTCCTCGCCTATCTGCCGCCCCGGCTGGACGAATACGAAAAACTGGTGATGCGCAATCCGATCTTCCGCGCCCGCACCGTCGGCGTCGGCGCCTACGACGTGGCCGAGGCCGTGTCCTGGGGCGTCACCGGCCCCGGCCTGCGCGCCTGCGGCCTGGAATGGGACCTGCGGCGCCAGGCCCCCTATGCCTGCTACGACCAGCTCGAATTCGACATCCCCACCGCGTCGAACGGCGATTGCTACGACCGCGTCCGCGTGCATATCGAGGAAATCCGCCAGAGCCTGCGCATCATCCGCCAATGCGTCGACCAGATGCCGGCGGGGCCGTACAAATCCGACCACCCGCTGACCACCCCGCCGGCCAGGGCGCGGACGATGCACGACATCGAAACCCTGATCCATCATTTCCTCAATGTCAGTTGGGGCCCGGTCATCCCGCCCGGCGAGGCCCAGGCCAGCGTCGAGGCCACCAAGGGGCTCAACGCCTATCACCTGCTCAGCGACGGCGGCACCATGTCCTACCGCACGCGCATCCGCACCCCCTCCTTCGCCCATCTGCAGATGATCCCGCTGATCAGCCGCGGCGCCATGATCGCCGATCTGATCGCGATCATCGGCAGCATCGATTTCGTGATGGCCGATGTCGACCGCTGA